A DNA window from Choloepus didactylus isolate mChoDid1 chromosome 9, mChoDid1.pri, whole genome shotgun sequence contains the following coding sequences:
- the VWC2L gene encoding von Willebrand factor C domain-containing protein 2-like isoform X2, whose product MALHIHEACILLLIIPGLVTSAAISHEDYPADEGDQTSSNDNLIFDDYRGKGCVDDSGFVYKLGERFFPGHSNCPCVCALDGPVCDQPECPKIHPKCTKVEHNGCCPECKEVKNFCEYHGKNYKILEEFKVQTALQELQ is encoded by the coding sequence ATGGCTCTTCATATTCATGAAGCCTGCATACTTCTGTTGATCATCCCTGGATTGGTCACCTCTGCTGCCATCAGTCATGAAGATTACCCTGCTGATGAAGGTGACCAGACCTCTAGTAATGACAATCTGATCTTTGATGACTATAGAGGGAAAGGGTGTGTGGATGACAGTGGCTTTGTATACAAGTTGGGAGAACGATTTTTCCCAGGGCATTCCAATTGTCCGTGTGTCTGTGCTCTGGATGGACCTGTTTGCGACCAGCCAGAATGCCCTAAAATTCACCCAAAATGTACTAAAGTGGAACACAATGGATGCTGTCCTGAGTGCAAAGAAgtgaaaaacttttgtgaataTCATGGGAAAAATTACAAAATCTTGGAGGAATTTAAG